CCTGGCATTTGTGTCGTGAGTGCAGGGTAAGGCCAGTTTCGTTTGGGATCTTTTAAAAGCGGAACGAGGCTCCTTCCTTCGAGCCCCAATTTTTCAGGCAGTTGGCACAGCTCAATCAGTGTCGGGAAAAGATCGATGAGCCCAACCGCTTTTGGGCTGCTGCTTGCCGGGGTGGTGATTCCTGGAGCACAAATGATGAGTGGTACCCGAGTCGACTCCTCCCAGAGCGAGCGTTTTTCCCAGTGCATTTTCTCACCAATGTGAAATCCGTGATCAGACCACAAGACTATGAGTGTGTTGTTGGCGTAGTCACTTTTATCGAATGCTTCCAGCAACTTGCCGACGCAATGGTCGGTAAAGGTCGCGGTTGCCAGGTAGGACGCGACGGCTTTGTGCCAAAGTCCGAGGAAGAGGCAAACAGTTAGGAGTAATAAGGGATGTCTTTTCATCTCGAATGTAAATTAACTGAGATTAACCTGTGTTTGCAAACGACTAACACAAGGTGGGATGAGAAGAGATCATTCAAGTTCCAGTTCTGCGTAGCGGCGTTTGATGGCTTCTTTAATTTGTGGATCCACGGATGCTTGGAGCAGGTAATGGTCCCCAGGCGTCCATCCATCGAAACTTGAATAATAAGTTGAGGTTCTCCGCTTTAGTTCATCATCGGAAATGGGAGAAAGGTTCAGCTTCTCTTCTAAGGACCGGAGTAAGAAGGTAGCTGCCATTTGATTGGCGGCTTCATCCCAGTGACCATCGTTTTCAAAATGCCAGTCTTGGTAATCGTACTGTTCGATATTGTCGTAGAATAGTTTAAACAAATCTACGGTATCGATTTCGGGCGGAATGAAATGCCTGCTCTGGTATTCCTGAAGGCGGGGTAGGAGAACCACATGGAATTGAGCTCCTTGGTTTTCCGCTGTTTGTTTCCATTCGAAGAGTAAGGCTTTGAAGATCGCGACGACGCTTGCCAACTCCGCCGTCTGTTTTCCTTTAAAGGCTGCATTTTCAAGGAGCACCCCCGCCTCATCCTGAAACCGCGTTGCCTGGGCGCGTTTTTGGAAGGTGCCGATTATGAGATAGGTCAGGTGGAAGCGGCCCACGGTTTTTTTCCACAAGGACGTCGGCTGGGCCTGGGTTTGAATCAATTGCCCAGACTCATCTAACTCGAAGAGATCATTTTCATAAATGTTCCTGAGGTCGTTGACGCAAAATAAATAATAGATGTGATCCAGTTCATCCGAGAATTCAAAATCTCGATAGCTTAGGAAAGATTGGCCGGTGCCATAGCCGTCGACTCCAAAGTTCAACACATTGAAAGGGGAACCACTTTCGTTCAGAAGATAGTCGAGGAATTCTACAAAGGTTTGTTGAGCTGGTAGTCTCAGGTTTTCCAGGAAGGAATCACCAAAGAATCCGATGTTGGTAGCCTCTTTGATTGCCTTGGGCTTGACGTCCCTGTGCTGCCGCAAAGAAAGATTATTGTGGTAGACCGGATGCGACTTTCCGGTGTCGGGATGCTCACGTGTGTAATGGGTGTTTTTCGTCCTTACCCAAATACGGCTCATGCTTCGCTCATACTTGGCATCGGCAGCGTATTCATATTTTGGATAGAAAACGCGAAGTCCCACTTC
This genomic stretch from Opitutia bacterium ISCC 52 harbors:
- a CDS encoding sulfatase-like hydrolase/transferase; its protein translation is MKRHPLLLLTVCLFLGLWHKAVASYLATATFTDHCVGKLLEAFDKSDYANNTLIVLWSDHGFHIGEKMHWEKRSLWEESTRVPLIICAPGITTPASSSPKAVGLIDLFPTLIELCQLPEKLGLEGRSLVPLLKDPKRNWPYPALTTQMPGNHSVRTEHWRYIHYVNGDEELYDHRSDPHEFSNLAENPEYAAVKKRLATHLPKNEVLSGPRLPRRTYTQAFDWTQP